The following proteins are co-located in the Gorilla gorilla gorilla isolate KB3781 chromosome 7, NHGRI_mGorGor1-v2.1_pri, whole genome shotgun sequence genome:
- the LOC101131139 gene encoding poly(rC)-binding protein 2-like — protein sequence MLPNSTEQAITIAGIPQSIIECVKQICVVMLEYPPKGVTIPYRLKPSSSPVNFAGGQAYTIQGQFAIPQPDLTKLHQLAMQQSHFPMTHGNTGFSAGLDTSAQTTSHELTIPNNLIGCIIWRQGAKINEIRQMSGAQIKIANPVEGSTDRQVTITGSAASISLAQYLISVRLSSETGGMGSS from the coding sequence ATGCTACCCAACTCAACTGAGCAGGCCATCACTATTGCTGGCATTCCGCAATCCATCATTGAGTGTGTCAAACAGATCTGTGTGGTCATGTTGGAGTACCCCCCGAAGGGCGTGACCATCCCGTACCGACTCAAGCCTTCCAGCTCTCCGGTCAACTTTGCAGGTGGTCAGGCCTATACCATTCAAGGACAGTTTGCCATTCCACAGCCAGATTTGACCAAGCTGCACCAGTTGGCAATGCAACAGTCTCATTTTCCCATGACGCATGGCAACACCGGATTCAGTGCAGGTTTGGATACATCTGCTCAGACTACTTCTCATGAACTCACCATTCCAAACAATTTGATTGGCTGCATAATCTGGCGTCAAGGCGCCAAAATCAATGAGATCCGTCAGATGTCTGGGGCACAGATCAAAATTGCGAACCCAGTGGAAGGATCTACTGATAGGCAGGTTACCATCACTGGATCTGCTGCCAGCATTAGCCTGGCTCAATATCTAATCAGTGTCAGGCTTTCCTCGGAGACGGGTGGCATGGGGAGCAGCTAG
- the LOC134759079 gene encoding poly(rC)-binding protein 2-like yields the protein METSVIEGGLNITLTIRLLMHGKEVGSIIGKKGESVKKMRKESGARINISEGNCPERIITFAGPANAVFKGFAMIIDKLEEDISSSMTSSTAASRPPVTLRLVVPASQCGSLIGKGGCKIKEIRESTGAQV from the coding sequence ATGGAAACCAGTGTGATTGAAGGTGGATTAAATATCACTCTCACCATCCGACTACTTATGCATGGAAAGGAAGTTGGCAGTATCATCGGAAAGAAAGGAGAATCAGTTAAGAAGATGCGCAAGGAGAGTGGTGCACGTATCAACATCTCAGAAGGGAATTGTCCTGAGAGAATTATCACTTTTGCTGGACCCGCTAATGCCGTCTTCAAAGGCTTTGCTATGATCATTGACAAACTGGAAGAGGACATAAGCAGCTCTATGACCAGTAGCACAGCTGCCAGTAGACCCCCAGTCACCCTGAGGCTGGTGGTCCCTGCTAGTCAGTGTGGCTCTCTCATTGGAAAAGGTGGTTGCAAGATCAAGGAAATACGAGAGAGTACAGGGGCTCAGGTCTAG